Proteins from a single region of Mytilus trossulus isolate FHL-02 chromosome 2, PNRI_Mtr1.1.1.hap1, whole genome shotgun sequence:
- the LOC134705864 gene encoding ankyrin repeat domain-containing protein 34B-like yields the protein MEDRNKSPPGINSQSTVDEDQFITDKLFASIVLKRFKLARILAEGGADVKATLSSGVTPLMAACDAVTEKRHLKKKCEVIFCLLKNGADINAKDKYDRTPLHYACINGCAEVMKILEENGADKEEFDLNGKKPSFYTENEFTQKKFSIRTQRDSIATESMMNTNFSYRHWDSREFLNVF from the coding sequence ATGGAGGATAGAAACAAAAGTCCACCAGGAATCAACTCACAATCTACTGTTGATGAAGATCAATTCATTACTGATAAACTTTTTGCATCTATTGTGTTGAAAAGGTTTAAGCTTGCTAGAATTTTAGCTGAAGGAGGAGCAGACGTTAAAGCAACACTTTCATCTGGAGTCACTCCACTAATGGCAGCTTGTGATGCAGTCACAGAAAAAAGACACctaaaaaagaaatgtgaggTAATATTTTGCTTGCTTAAAAATGGTGCTGATATTAATGCTAAAGACAAATATGACAGAACGCCATTGCATTACGCCTGCATAAATGGTTGTGCCGAAGTGATGAAAATACTTGAAGAAAATGGCGCCGACAAAGAGGAATTCGACTTAAACGGAAAGAAACCTAGTTTTTACACAGAGAATGAATTCACACAGAAAAAGTTCTCTATTCGAACACAGCGTGACAGTATAGCTACTGAGAGTATGATGAACACAAATTTCTCTTACCGTCACTGGGACTCCAGAGAATTTTtgaatgtattttaa